One genomic region from Agelaius phoeniceus isolate bAgePho1 chromosome 23, bAgePho1.hap1, whole genome shotgun sequence encodes:
- the TMEM218 gene encoding transmembrane protein 218, whose protein sequence is MAGALGVGPGVLALLLLWAMALLLVMALARAGRARLGAVPVVLGAAALTAALLLFPREGESPAPAGAEEVVDTFLIGRFVLLAVMSLVFLGCLFLFLIFHLMEPVYAKPLHSR, encoded by the exons aTGGCGGGCGCGCTGGGCGTGGGGCCGGGGGtgctggcgctgctgctgctctgggccatGGCGCTGCTGCTCGTGATGGCGCTGGCCCGCGCCGGCCGCGCCCG GCTCGGCGCGGTGCCCGTGGTGCTCGGAGCCGCCGCGCTCACGGCCGCGCTGCTGCTGTTCCCCCGGGAGGGCGAGAGCCCGGCCCCCGCCGGCGCTGAGGAG GTTGTGGACACCTTCCTCATCGGGCGCTTCGTCCTCCTGGCTGTGATGAGCCTGGTGTTCCTGGGGTGCCTCTTCCTGTTCCTGATCTTCCACCTCATGGAGCCTGTGTATGCCAAGCCACTCCACAGCAGATAG